In one Podarcis muralis chromosome 7, rPodMur119.hap1.1, whole genome shotgun sequence genomic region, the following are encoded:
- the CPTP gene encoding ceramide-1-phosphate transfer protein isoform X1 yields the protein MAGDWSRRGGRRRQVSRRRAFIGCAEVGKKEAVAKSFAMAYGDDGHNLREVLATFKSCLDEKSEILMDPYLAGWKGLVRFLNTMGTIFTFVSKDAVAKIQIMEEFRSGPHKESYRTLQSMVSYEMANNLVDMKKNTERPVSGCRTILRLHRALLWLQLFLEGLRTGGADCKTSVVCTDSYNASLANYHPWIIRKATTIAFCTLPNREAFFENMKVGSNEEAVEMLGEALPHIKKLYDITQELYSQHKLLDLP from the exons ATGGCAGGCGATTGGTCGAGGAGAGGAGGTAGGCGGAGACAGGTGAGCAGGAGGCGGGCTTTCATTGGCTGCGCTGAAGTTGGAAAGAAGGAAGCGGTCGCTAAG AGCTTCGCCATGGCCTACGGGGATGATGGACACAACCTGAGGGAAGTGCTGGCCACTTTCAAGTCCTGTCTTGACGAGAAGTCGGAAATCCTAATGGACCCTTACTTAGCAGGCTGGAAAGGGCTTGTCAG GTTTCTGAACACCATGGGCACAATCTTCACCTTCGTTTCCAAAGACGCAGTGGCCAAAATCCAAATCATGGAGGAATTCCGAAGCGGCCCCCATAAGGAGAGCTACAGAACCCTTCAATCCATGGTGAGCTACGAGATGGCCAACAACCTGGTAGACATGAAGAAGAACACCGAACGCCCCGTATCGGGCTGCCGGACAATCCTGCGCCTCCACCGGGCCCTTCTATGGCTGCAGCTCTTCCTGGAGGGCCTGCGGACCGGTGGCGCAGACTGCAAGACGTCGGTGGTCTGCACAGATTCGTACAATGCCTCTCTGGCCAATTACCACCCTTGGATTATCCGCAAGGCAACCACCATTGCCTTCTGCACTCTGCCCAACCGGGAAGCTTTCTTTGAGAACATGAAGGTGGGCAGCAACGAGGAGGCAGTGGAGATGCTGGGAGAAGCTTTGCCCCACATCAAGAAGCTCTACGATATCACACAGGAACTTTACAGCCAGCACAAACTCCTGGATCTCCCATAG
- the CPTP gene encoding ceramide-1-phosphate transfer protein isoform X3: MAYGDDGHNLREVLATFKSCLDEKSEILMDPYLAGWKGLVRFLNTMGTIFTFVSKDAVAKIQIMEEFRSGPHKESYRTLQSMVSYEMANNLVDMKKNTERPVSGCRTILRLHRALLWLQLFLEGLRTGGADCKTSVVCTDSYNASLANYHPWIIRKATTIAFCTLPNREAFFENMKVGSNEEAVEMLGEALPHIKKLYDITQELYSQHKLLDLP; the protein is encoded by the exons ATGGCCTACGGGGATGATGGACACAACCTGAGGGAAGTGCTGGCCACTTTCAAGTCCTGTCTTGACGAGAAGTCGGAAATCCTAATGGACCCTTACTTAGCAGGCTGGAAAGGGCTTGTCAG GTTTCTGAACACCATGGGCACAATCTTCACCTTCGTTTCCAAAGACGCAGTGGCCAAAATCCAAATCATGGAGGAATTCCGAAGCGGCCCCCATAAGGAGAGCTACAGAACCCTTCAATCCATGGTGAGCTACGAGATGGCCAACAACCTGGTAGACATGAAGAAGAACACCGAACGCCCCGTATCGGGCTGCCGGACAATCCTGCGCCTCCACCGGGCCCTTCTATGGCTGCAGCTCTTCCTGGAGGGCCTGCGGACCGGTGGCGCAGACTGCAAGACGTCGGTGGTCTGCACAGATTCGTACAATGCCTCTCTGGCCAATTACCACCCTTGGATTATCCGCAAGGCAACCACCATTGCCTTCTGCACTCTGCCCAACCGGGAAGCTTTCTTTGAGAACATGAAGGTGGGCAGCAACGAGGAGGCAGTGGAGATGCTGGGAGAAGCTTTGCCCCACATCAAGAAGCTCTACGATATCACACAGGAACTTTACAGCCAGCACAAACTCCTGGATCTCCCATAG
- the CPTP gene encoding ceramide-1-phosphate transfer protein isoform X2: MGQRLGKRRSMGQKKEEPSAPAAPSPSFAMAYGDDGHNLREVLATFKSCLDEKSEILMDPYLAGWKGLVRFLNTMGTIFTFVSKDAVAKIQIMEEFRSGPHKESYRTLQSMVSYEMANNLVDMKKNTERPVSGCRTILRLHRALLWLQLFLEGLRTGGADCKTSVVCTDSYNASLANYHPWIIRKATTIAFCTLPNREAFFENMKVGSNEEAVEMLGEALPHIKKLYDITQELYSQHKLLDLP; encoded by the exons ATGGGGCAGAGGCTTGGAAAAAGGAGGTCGATGGGGCAGAAGAAAGAGGAACCCAGCGCACCTGCGGCTCCCAGCCCT AGCTTCGCCATGGCCTACGGGGATGATGGACACAACCTGAGGGAAGTGCTGGCCACTTTCAAGTCCTGTCTTGACGAGAAGTCGGAAATCCTAATGGACCCTTACTTAGCAGGCTGGAAAGGGCTTGTCAG GTTTCTGAACACCATGGGCACAATCTTCACCTTCGTTTCCAAAGACGCAGTGGCCAAAATCCAAATCATGGAGGAATTCCGAAGCGGCCCCCATAAGGAGAGCTACAGAACCCTTCAATCCATGGTGAGCTACGAGATGGCCAACAACCTGGTAGACATGAAGAAGAACACCGAACGCCCCGTATCGGGCTGCCGGACAATCCTGCGCCTCCACCGGGCCCTTCTATGGCTGCAGCTCTTCCTGGAGGGCCTGCGGACCGGTGGCGCAGACTGCAAGACGTCGGTGGTCTGCACAGATTCGTACAATGCCTCTCTGGCCAATTACCACCCTTGGATTATCCGCAAGGCAACCACCATTGCCTTCTGCACTCTGCCCAACCGGGAAGCTTTCTTTGAGAACATGAAGGTGGGCAGCAACGAGGAGGCAGTGGAGATGCTGGGAGAAGCTTTGCCCCACATCAAGAAGCTCTACGATATCACACAGGAACTTTACAGCCAGCACAAACTCCTGGATCTCCCATAG
- the TAS1R3 gene encoding taste receptor type 1 member 3 — MSVFFLLSLGLDWAQAQSYHCMSSQFRRPGDYILGGLFPFTVLTSNLTERTLPDIYNCERLYAAGLVWALGMKIAIEEINNSTTLLPGIRLGYDIYDTCMEPVVTLQPSLLFLSRAGTNSIGILCNYTDYQTRVTAVIGPHDSMLSSVTAKLFGFFLIPQISYGATMEALNNEELYPSFLRTVPSDKRQLEAMVQLLQAFKWNWIAVIGSNDEYGRGGLSLLSSMVASKQICIAFEGLIPADVSNPSLQVKMRQTIQSINESKVNVIVLFASDRPVRAFFKLCLEMKLSQKVWLATEAWVMSDVVTSVDKIQAIGTVIGFVIKGGTVPGFEEYVYRLLEMTQEDGFCNTSQEEVDKMDSDVLGPQCWQCNYISRRNITAVLKHRQTYAVYTAVYSVAHALHNLLCSQRGTCHKGNIKSWELLDKLKDVHFNISNQLHHFEDYGSINLGYEVIGWRWQDSGIEHITLGNFNTKLNLNTSLVQFHTEDGKAPISECLTTCQAGQIRRMKGFHLCCYDCIDCEKGTYCSSPEDTTCTACPTEQWSPGRSTRCYDRSEKYLFWSEPLAIILVALLIFAVTLTCLSGSLFLRNLHTPVVQAAGGAMCLVGLLCLALMCLSCGLYIGKPSPTVCLLQQPSFALCLNPCFSTITAKALQIMLVNDFASSRRGFLHNLIQRRPWAIVALCFLGESALCLGYIYVNPSTPGKNYKLLATQVLIQCRIKSWAAFAIMHGNNSLLAFTSFLCTFMVQTSPKKYNIARSITFAMLAYFIALIFFIPTYATVGLEYQPAVQVSAMLLCATGLLAAYYLPKCYILRFKPDWNTVDYFQDYTKEATQENDPKN, encoded by the exons ATGTCTGTGTTCTTCCTGCTCAGCCTTGGTCTGGATTGGGCCCAGGCCCAGAGCTATCACTGCATGTCTTCCCAGTTTAGAAGACCCGGAGACTACATACTGGGCGGCTTGTTCCCTTTCACGGTGCTCACCTCCAACCTGACGGAACGGACCCTGCCTGACATTTACAACTGTGAGAG GCTTTATGCTGCCGGTCTGGTCTGGGCCCTTGGGATGAAGATTGCCATTGAGGAGATCAACAACTCCACCACGCTGCTGCCAGGGATCCGCCTTGGCTATGATATCTACGACACCTGCATGGAACCGGTGGTCACCCTCCAGCCCAGCCTGCTCTTCCTGTCCAGAGCAGGCACAAACAGCATCGGGATCCTTTGCAACTACACGGACTACCAGACCCGGGTGACGGCTGTCATCGGGCCTCACGACTCAATGCTCTCTTCGGTGACAGCCAAGCTGTTCGGCTTCTTCCTGATCCCGCAG ATCAGCTATGGAGCcaccatggaggccctgaacaatgAGGAGCTGTATCCCTCTTTCTTGCGGACTGTGCCCAGCGACAAGAGACAGCTGGAAGCCATGGTCCAGCTCCTGCAGGCTTTCAAGTGGAATTGGATCGCGGTCATTGGCAGCAACGATGAATATGGGCGTGGAGGCCTCAGCCTTTTGTCGTCCATGGTGGCCAGCAAACAGATCTGCATCGCCTTCGAGGGGCTGATCCCAGCCGATGTGTCCAACCCGAGCCTCCAAGTGAAGATGAGGCAGACGATCCAGTCGATCAACGAGTCCAAAGTCAACGTCATCGTCCTCTTCGCCAGCGACCGGCCTGTCCGGGCTTTCTTCAAGCTGTGCTTGGAGATGAAGCTGAGCCAGAAGGTGTGGTTGGCCACCGAAGCCTGGGTGATGTCAGACGTGGTCACCTCTGTGGACAAGATCCAAGCCATTGGGACAGTCATCGGCTTCGTCATAAAGGGGGGGACAGTCCCTGGCTTCGAGGAGTACGTCTACAGACTTTTAGAGATGACCCAAGAGGACGGCTTCTGCAACACATCCCAGGAGgaagtggacaagatggactccGATGTCCTGGGACCGCAATGCTGGCAATGCAACTACATCTCTCGCCGAAACATCACTGCGGTGCTCAAGCACCGGCAGACGTACGCTGTCTACACCGCAGTGTACAGTGTGGCTCACGCACTCCACAACTTGTTGTGCTCCCAGAGAGGGACGTGTCATAAGGGTAACATCAAATCTTGGGAG CTGCTGGACAAACTGAAAGACGTCCATTTCAACATCTCCAACCAGTTGCACCATTTCGAAGACTACGGCAGCATCAACCTCGGCTATGAGGTCATTGGCTGGAGGTGGCAGGACAGTGGGATTGAGCACATCACCCTCGGGAACTTCAACACAAAACTGAACCTCAATACATCCTTGGTCCAGTTTCACACAGAGGATGGAAAg GCTCCCATCTCTGAGTGCCTTACGACATGTCAGGCTGGGCAGATCCGTCGGATGAAAGGGTTCCACCTCTGCTGCTACGACTGCATTGACTGCGAGAAGGGCACTTATTGCAGTTCTCCAG AGGACACAACCTGTACCGCCTGCCCCACAGAACAGTGGTCCCCTGGACGCAGCACACGGTGTTACGACCGCAGCGAAAAGTATCTGTTCTGGTCCGAGCCTCTGGCCATCATCTTGGTAGCCTTGCTGATATTTGCGGTGACTCTCACCTGCCTCTCGGGGTCCCTGTTTCTGAGGAACCTCCACACCCCCGTGGTGCAGGCCGCCGGGGGAGCCATGTGCCTCGTGGGCCTCCTCTGCCTGGCCCTCATGTGCCTCAGCTGCGGCCTCTACATCGGCAAGCCCAGCCCGACCGTCTGCCTGTTGCAGCAGCCCTCCTTCGCCTTGTGCCTCAACCCTTGCTTCTCCACCATCACGGCCAAGGCCCTCCAGATCATGCTGGTGAACGACTTTGCAAGCAGCCGCCGCGGTTTCCTGCACAACCTGATCCAGAGGCGGCCGTGGGCCATCGTGGCCTTGTGCTTTCTGGGTGAAAGCGCCCTCTGCCTTGGGTACATCTATGTCAACCCGTCCACTCCGGGCAAGAACTACAAGCTCTTGGCCACCCAAGTCCTCATCCAGTGCAGGATAAAGTCCTGGGCTGCCTTCGCCATCATGCACGGGAACAACAGCCTCCTGGCCTTCACCTCGTTCCTCTGCACCTTCATGGTGCAGACGTCTCCCAAGAAGTACAACATCGCCCGCAGCATCACCTTCGCCATGCTCGCTTACTTCATCGCCTTGATCTTCTTCATCCCCACCTACGCCACCGTGGGGCTAGAGTACCAGCCCGCCGTGCAGGTGAGTGCCATGCTCCTGTGTGCTACAGGGCTGCTCGCGGCTTATTACCTCCCCAAGTGCTACATCCTGCGTTTCAAGCCGGACTGGAACACGGTGGACTATTTCCAAGATTACACCAAAGAGGCGACGCAGGAAAACGACCCCAAAAATTAG